Within Vicia villosa cultivar HV-30 ecotype Madison, WI linkage group LG1, Vvil1.0, whole genome shotgun sequence, the genomic segment aattaacaattatctttacttaagacacaattttttttaaatgttaaaatttctatttttctatgcgtcactatcaacaaaatacatattttatttttatttaacaattatctctatttaaaatacaaaatttttatttttaaatatcaaaatttcaaatttacatatattagtatcaaataaatttacgCAGAGGCACCCGTATCTTGCCAGTGATGCGTCCGAAATCATAGGGATGACCCAATTATTGCCCCCCACGCTGCCTGACACTCATTATATTGTCCCCTCTGTCCCCACCTATCCTAATTCTATTCCTAATCCTCTATAATCACGGCTACTAATTCAATTTATTTACACGTTTTTGTCTTCTAGCTACAGTAACCAAATCGAAAACCAAacaagttaattaattaaatattcaaaGTTAGGTTTGGAAGGAATAATTCTCTGCTGTTACAGTGAGTAATGTCTACTAACAATGACATTTCATATGATTTTTTTACAGGAAGTGTGTATTGTTTGTTGCATGTGGTTTTGAATGAAATATGTTGGCCTAATTAGAGGAAAAAATAGAGCAAGGTGAAAAGAATTTGAATGTCGTGCTTAACAGAACACTGTACTAAAGCTGAATCCATTCTGTCTGATATAAGCATCAGAATATGTTTCTGTTTTCACCATACACACAAtattctctctcactctctcgtCTCATTCACTCACTCTCTCTATCACttcacttcttttcttttttcccatAAAAACCACACCACACCCCACCATAACCCCACACACACTCATCACGCTTCTTCTCCTTCCATTTCCATTTCTCAAATACCCCACTTTCATTCCTTGCGTTTTACTCTTAACTTCTCATTCTTCAACATTCTCTTCTAAACTCAACAATGCCGTCATCGGACTCTGGTGAGAGCCGCCGATCAATCAAACCACAGAACCGTCCCGGAGCACCTGCACCGGAGCAAGAGAATCTCCCATGTCCTAGATGTGATTCAACCAACACCAAGTTTTGCTACTACAACAACTACAACTACTCTCAGCCTCGTCATTTCTGCAAAGCTTGCCGTAGGTACTGGACTCACGGCGGCACTCTCCGTGACATCCCCGTCGGAGGCGGCACCAGAAAAAACGCAAAACGCTCCCGCACTCATCATGTTGCTGTTacttcctcttcttcatcttccgCCGTCACATCAGCACCGGAGCATAGCTATCATTCAATGGTGGGCCCCTCTTTTCCATATGGTGGTGTTGACGGTGAGGGAAAACAGAATATGAGTGTTTGCGGGAGTTTCACTTCATTgttgaacaacaacaacactcaAAATTCTGGGTTTCTGGCATTAGGTGGGTTTGGGCTTGGGCTTGGAGATATGGGGTTTGGGATAGGGAGAGGGGAATGGAGTTTTCCTGGAATGATGGATGGATCAAACATTGGTGTGCCGGTTGTGTCTTCTGGTATCGGAAACTCGTGGCAGTTAGAAGGTGCAGAAAATGGTTTTGTTGGCGGTGATTGTTTCTCTTGGCCTGGACTTGCAATTACTACACCAGGAAATGGTCtcaaatgaattctttttgttcTACATTTCTTTTGGTTCCAAAGGAGGGTGTTCTGTTAGTTCAATcaagtttagtttttttttttcttctttctggtATGTGGCGTGTGTATGAGGATTTGGGTATGggtataatcatcatcatcatagatAGTACACCAGtgacttttattttttgtttatgtttctttgGAAATCCTTTGTCATGTCTATGTTCCTGGATTAATTAATGGTGTTTTATGACTCAACTCTTTGGTTTTCTTTGGTGCTTCTGGTTTACATTTTTTCGGTTAATTTGTAAAATGATGCTAATGCTATTGCTTCTTATCCAAATTGTTATGTCTAATATCCGTACAGAGAATTGTATGAGAACCattttttaaaactatattaAAACTAAGGCATCAGAAATGACCAAACATGAATACAAGATTTGTTTGTACCATCTTTTTGCTCTAATTGttattcaaaattttgaatttgttacCCTCTCTTTGATT encodes:
- the LOC131607942 gene encoding dof zinc finger protein DOF3.4-like gives rise to the protein MPSSDSGESRRSIKPQNRPGAPAPEQENLPCPRCDSTNTKFCYYNNYNYSQPRHFCKACRRYWTHGGTLRDIPVGGGTRKNAKRSRTHHVAVTSSSSSSAVTSAPEHSYHSMVGPSFPYGGVDGEGKQNMSVCGSFTSLLNNNNTQNSGFLALGGFGLGLGDMGFGIGRGEWSFPGMMDGSNIGVPVVSSGIGNSWQLEGAENGFVGGDCFSWPGLAITTPGNGLK